The following is a genomic window from Nguyenibacter vanlangensis.
CACCGCGATCGCCAGGCCCTGCATCATTTCCGGCGCGTCATCGCCGATCATGTGCGCCCCCACCACGCGCTGCGTTCCCTGGTCCACCACCAGCTTCATCACCGTCTTGCGCGACCGGCCGCTCAGCGTGTGGCGCATGGGGGTGAAACGGGCCAGATAAATGTCCACCGCGCCTTCCACGGCCGCTTCCGCCTCCGTCTGGCCCACGCTGGCCAGCGGCGGCGAGAAGAAGACGGCCTTGGGCGTCGTCTCCAGCGACCAGTGGCGCGGGCTGCCGGTGCCGAACAGGCGGTCGGCCAGGTTATGGCCCTCGGCGATCGCCACCGGCGTCAGGTTCTGGCGGTTGGTCACGTCACCGATGGCATAGATGCCCGACGCGCTCGTCTCGCCGGCCTGATCGACCACGATGCGGCCATGGGCGGTGGTTTCCACCCCGGCACGGCGTAACTCCAGCGAACGGACATTGGGCCGGCGGCCAGTGGCGAAGAACACGCAATCCGCGGCAATGCGCGACCCGTCATCCAGCAGCACCGCATATCCGCCTGCCCCGTCCCCGGCGTCCAGCGGCCGGATGGCGACGGGCGAGCGGTTCGGATGCTGGCGGATGCCGCGCGCCGCGATGGCGTCGCGCATCGCCGCGCGCATGTCCTGGTCGAACCCGCGCAGCGGCAGGTCCTGGCGGTAGACCAGATCGACCGACGAGCCCAGCCCCTGGAAGATACCGGCGAATTCGATGCCGATATAGCCGCCGCCGACCATGCAGACGCGCTGCGGCCGCGACGGGAGGTGGAATGCCTGGTCCGAGGAAATCGCATGGCCGATCCCCTCGATCTCCGGCAAATCGGGGCTGGAGCCGGTGGCGATCACGATCCGCTCGGCCGTCACCCGCCGCTCAGGAGCGCCCTGGTCCGGAGCATGGGGGGCCGGAGCATGAGGGTCCAGGGCGCCGGGACCGATGATGACGGTATGCGCGTCCTCGAACCGGGCGGTACCGGTGAACAGCGTCACGCCCGACTTTTCCAGCAGCGAGACATAGATGCCGTTCAGCCGCGCGATCTCACGGTCCTTGGCCGCGATCAGCGCGGCCCAGTCATGGGTACCCGGCGCGACGTCCCAGCCGAAGCCCAGGCTGTCGGCCGCCAGGTCGGCATATTCGCTGGCCTGGACCATCAGCTTCTTGGGCACGCAGCCCAGATTGACGCAGGTTCCGCCCCAGTGCCGGTTCTCGGCCACCGCTACGCGGGCGCCATGGCTGGCGGCGATGCGCGCGCAGCGCACGCCGCCCGAGCCCCCGCCGATGACGAACAGGTCGAAATCATACGTCATGCAGATATCCCGATCACACGCTCGATTACTCGATCCCCTGGCACGCCCCCTGCTGGCACGCGACGTCGCGAACCCGGCCTTCAGCGCTCGGCGAAGGCCTTCTCGACGACATAGGCGCCGGGGTTGGAATTATTGCCCTCGTCGAAGCCCCTGGCCACCAGCATGGCCTCGGTGTCGGCCAGCATCTCCGGCGACCCGCAGATCATCACGCGGTCATGCTCCGGGTCCAGCGGCGGAATCTCCAGGTCGGCGAAGATCTTGCCGCTTTCGATCAGCTTGGTGATCCGGTCGGTGACGGCGAACGGCTCGCGCGTCACGGCGGGGTAGTACAACAGCTTGCCCGCCACATCCTCGCCCAGGAATTCGTGCTGCGGCAGCTCGTGCCGGATATGGTTGGCATAGGCCAGCTCGCCCGAGACGCGCACGGTATGGCTCAGGATCACCCGGTCGAACCGCTCATAGACCGTGGGGTCCTTGATCAGGCTCATGAACGGGGCCAGGCCGGTGCCGGTGGCCAGGAAATACAGGTTCCGCCCCGGGCGCAGATTGTCCAGCAGCAGGGTGCCGGTGGGCTTGCGGCCGATCAGCACCCTGTCGCCCGGCTTGACGTGCCGCAGGCGCGAGGTCAGCGCTCCGTCGGGCACCGCGATCGACAGGAACTCCATCTGGTCTTCGTAATTGGCGCTGGCGATGGAATAGGCGCGCAGCAGCGGCTTGCCCTCGACCTCGATCCCGATCATCGCGAACTGCCCGTTCTCGAAGCGCAGCGCGGCGTCGCGGGTGGTGGTGAAGCTGAACAGCCGGTCCGTCCAATGATGGACGCTCAGCACCGTTTCGGCATTCAGATGGCCATAGGTCTTGGTCGGCTCGGCCAGATGATACACGCCCGCCTCGCCCGCGACGGGCTCCAGACCGGTGGGAACGGTCCCGGTGGCTTGCGTCATCAACATATCGGACATGGTGTCAAACTCTCCCGTTCAGGGCTGGGATTCGCATCGATCACGACCCGCGGCGGAGGCCCCGTTCGTGCAAGAGGGTGAGATGTTTAAGCGCGCCGCGCCCCCGATACCAGCACAAATCCGTTATCCGACGATCGCGCGGCGGACAAGCGGGCCGCCCACAGGCATGTTGTTCCCGCGCGCGGGATGGCGCACAAACCGGACATGACATCCGAATCCCCCGCCCGCCGCGCCGTCGAGGCCGCGCTCGCCGAAACCGGCCTGGCCGTCGAAACCCGCGAACTGCCGAAGCTGGAACGCACCGTCGCCCGCGCCCTGACCCCGGGCGAAGACCGCGTGGACGCCGCCACCTTCCGCCGGGCCCTCTGCGCCGTGCGGCGCAAGCCGTGGAGTTCGCGCCTGATGGACCTGACCCGCCGATCGGGCGAGGTCTGGATCACCCGGGCGGACGCCGAGGCCGCCGTCGCCGGCATCGACGACCCCGAGCCCGGCGACGCACGCCTGCTGGCCGCCCTTGCGGATGTGGTGCGGGCCCGGCTGCGCGCAACCGCCGAAACGCCCGCGGCGGCGCTGGAGACCATCCGCGCCGACCTGTTCGACGGTACCGGCCGCGTGCTCTCGCCCGCCGAAGTGGACATCCTGTCGCAGGCGATCGCGGGCGCCTTCGACCTGCCGCCCGATGCCGATTTCGTCGAGGACGTGCGCCGCACCGAGCAGGCCCGGCACCAGGAGCATGAGGCGATCGAACAGGCCGCCCGCGCCCGCCGGCGCGAGGAAGTGCGCCGCCTGCGCGCCTGGGAAGACAGCCTGGTGCCGTTCGCCGAGGTGCCGCGCCTGCTGCATTGCAGCCAGCGCGAGGCCCTGCGCTGGATCGCCGAGAACCGGCTGCCGGTGGCCCGCCGCGTGCCGCAGCCCGACGGCACCGAACGCTGGGAATTCGACCCCGAGGAACTGGTCGCGCTGCGCGCCCGCCTGCCGGAATGGCGGCGCGAATCCTACGAGGCGGACATCCGCGGACGCGGGGCCCCGATCCCCGACCAGGGCACGCGCAAGGTCGGCAACGCGGTCATCGCCCGCGTGGCGGCGCTGGACCGCTACGCCGCGCATTTCAAGACCGCGCGGGCGCTCAAGCGGCGCATCACGCTGGTGATCGGACCGACCAACAGCGGCAAGTCCCACACGGCGCTGGAAGCCCTGGCCGGGGCCGAAAGCGGCATGGCCCTGGCGCCGCTGCGCCTGCTGGCCCACGAGTTCCGCGAGGCCCTGACGGCGCGCGGCGTGCCGACGTCGCTGGCGACGGGCGAGGAACGGATCGACGTCCCCGGCAGCCGGCATCTGGCCGCCACCGTCGAGATGTGCCCGCTCCACAACCCGGTGGACGTCGCGATCGTCGACGAGGCGCAGATGCTGGCCGACCCCGACCGGGGCGCGGCCTGGACCGCGGCGATCATGGGCGCGCCCGCCCGGCACCTGTTCGTGCTGGGCGCGCCCGACTGCGTGCCGATGGTGCGGCGGATCGCCGAATTGTGCGGCGACCCGCTGGACGAGATCCGGCTGGAACGCAAAAGCCCGCTGGTGGTCGCCGGCCAGCCGGTGCGCATCCAGGACCTGCGCCCGCATGACGCGCTGATCGCCTTCTCGCGGCGCGAGGTGCTGGATTGGCGCGCCATGCTGCTGGCGCGGGGCCACCGGGTGGCCGTGGTCTACGGCGCGCTCAGCCCCGAGGTCCGCCGGGCCGAGGCGCAACGCTTCAATGACGGGCGGGCCGACATCCTGATCGCCACCGACGCGATCGGCATGGGGCTGAACCTGACCATCCGCCGGGTGATCTTCACCGCGCTGCGCAAGTTCGACGGCACCCAGACGCGCGACCTGACGTCGCAGGAAGTCAAGCAGATCGCCGGCCGCGCCGGACGATACGGCAAGCACGAGGAAGGAATCGTCTCGGTGATGGCCGATGCCGGCAGCCTGTCCTTCATCCGGACCATGCTGGCGGCCCCGCCCGACGACCTGCCCGATCTTCGCCCCCAGGTGCAGCCCGACGCCGACATCATCCAGGCCGTGGCGGCGGAAATCGGCTCGGACAGCCTGTTCGGCGTGCTGGCGCGCATCCGGCGCGCCGTGCTGCGGCGCGACGACCCGAACTACCGGCTGGCGAACATGGAACAGGCCTTCGCCATCGCCACCGCGCTGGAAGGCGTCACCGGCCTGACCCTGGCCCAGCGCTGGGTCTATGCCATGTGCCCGGTCGACGACCGCGACAACGGCATCCAGCGCCTGGTCCACTGGGCGGCGGACCATGCCGCGGACCGCCCGGTCATCCCGCCCGGAACCGGCCGCCTGCCCCCGGCCGACCGTGCCGACCGGATGGAACTGGAACGCGCGGAAAAACGCCACAAGCGGCTGGTGGCCTGGCGTTGGCTGTCGATGCGCTTCCCCGACGCCTATCGCGCGCGCACCGAGGCCGAGGAGGCGACGGCCCGCCTGAATGACTGGATCGAGGACGTGCTGCGCCAGCAGAGCAGCCGCGACCATGCCGCCGCCCACGACGCCCCGCGCACGCCGCAGCCGCAGAAACACGGCCGCCCGGACGGACGGCACGGCCACCGCAAGGGCGGCGCCAAGGCCGCGGACGGCCGGAACGGCGGCGACGGGATCGATCGGGGCGGCCGGCCCGGCGCGGGCCGCCCGGGGCGGAGACCGGCCGGGCGCGCGCCTATCGGGCGCTGACGACCGCCAGCCCGTTCATATAGGAGCGCAGGGCCTGCGGCACGGTGATGCTGCCGTCGGCGTTCTGGTAATTTTCCATCACGGCGATCAGCGTCCGCCCCACCGCCAGGCCCGAACCGTTCAGCGTATGCACGAATTCCGGCGCCGCGTCCGTGCCGGGGCGATAGCGGGCATTCATCCGCCGCGCCTGGAAGTCCCGCGTGGTCGAGCACGAGGAAATCTCCCGCCAGGCCTGCTGCCCGGGCAGCCACGCCTCCAGGTCATAGGTGCGCGCCGCGCCGAATCCCGTATCGCCGGCGCAGAGCAGCATGCGGCGATAGGGAATACCCAGCCGCTCCAGCACAGTCTCGGCACAGCGCGTCATGCGCTCATGCTCGGCATCGCTGTCCTCGGCGCCGGTGATCGACACCATCTCGACCTTCTGGAACTGGTGCTGGCGCAGCATGCCGCGCGTGTCGCGCCCCGCCGCCCCGGCCTCGGAACGGAAGCACGCCGACAGGGCCACCAGGCGGCGCGGCAGGGCGGATGCCGGCAGGATCTCTCCGGCCACGCTGGCGGTCAGCGGCACCTCGGCGGTCGGGATCAGCCAGCGCCCGTCCTCGGTCCGAAAGGACTGGTCGGCGAATTTCGGCAGCTTGTCGGTGCCGAACATCGCGGCCTCGTTCACCAGCACGGGCACCGCCGTTTCGGTATAGCCATGCTCCTGCACATGCAGGTCCAGCATGAACTGCCCCAGCGCGCGCTCCATCCGCGCCAGCGCCCCGCGCAGCACCACGAAGCGGGTCCCCGACAATTTGGCGGCGGTCTCGAAATCCATCAGGCCCAGCGCCTCGCCCAGCGCGTAATGCTCGCGCGGCGCAAAGGCGAAATTCCGCCGCTCGCCCACCTCGCGCACCACGACATTGGCCGTCTCGTCGGCGCCGTCGGGTACCCCGCCATCCAGCCGGTTGGGCAGGGTGACCAGCGCATCGCGGATCTCGGCATCCAGTTCGCGGACCAGGATCTCCAGCCCCTCGATCTCCGCGCGCAGGCGGCCCCCCTCGGCTTCCAGCCCGGCGCTGTCGGCGCCGGTGCGGCGCAGCGCCCCGATCTCCTTCGACAGGGATTTGCGGCGGGCCTGCTTCTCCTGCAGCGTGGTCACGGCGGCGCGCCGATCCTCGTCCAGCCGGACGATCGTCGCGGCGACCGGGGCCTCGCCCCGGCGGGCCAGCGCCGCGTCGAAGGCGGCGGGGTCGGCGCGCAGGGCGCGAAGGTCATGCATCTGGTTTCTCCTGCTCGACATCCTCCAGGCGCCGTGGCTGGACGAGACGCGCACAGAAGATGGAAATTTCGTACAGACCGATCAACGGCACCGCCAGGCCGGTCTGGGTGATGATGTCGGGGGGCGTCAGGATCGCGGCGACGATAAAGGCCGCGACATAGGCATAGCGCCGGAACCGCGCCAGCATCTCGGCGGTGACGATGCCCACCCGCGCCAGCAGGGTCAGCACCACCGGCAGTTCGAACGCCACGCCGAAGGCCATGATCAGCTTCATGACCAGGGCCAGATATTCCGACACCTTGGCCTGAAGCTGGATCTGCAGGCCGTCCTGCCCGTCCGCCGTCTGGAAGGACAGGAAGAATTTCCATGCGAAGGGAAAGACGAAATAATAGGCTAGCGCCGCCCCCAGCACGAACATGACCGGCGTGGCCACCAGAAACGGCAGAAAGGCCCGCTTCTCGCTGCGATACAGGCCGGGGGCGATGAACATCCAGGCCTGCACCGCGATCATCGGAAAGGACAGGAACGCCGCGCCGAAGAACGCCACCTTGATATAGGTGAAGAACGCCTCGTACAGCGCGGTATAGATCAGGTGCGGCTGCTCGCCCTGCGCGCGCATCACCGTGCCCAGCGGCTGCGCCAGGAAGAGATAGATCCGCGACGAGAAATGATAGCACAGCAGGAAACACAGGCCGAAGGTTACCGCCGACCAGATCAGGCGCCGCCGCAGCTCGACCAGATGGTCCAGCAGCGGCATCGGCTTGTCGTCGATCGTGTCGCCCTCCAGGCGCGTGCCTTCCGGGTTGGCATTATCCATAAATGACGTTCCTAGAGCAGATCCCGTTCAGACGAAATCGTTTGAGCCCCGCCCTTCGACGAATTGCGTATCCGCGGCGCCGACGGCAACCCGCCGCGCCCCGTGCATCACCCGCACCGGCGGCAGGAAGGCCGGCGGACGCAGCCGCGCCCGGTCGGCGGCCAGCCGCCGGGCGACCGACGGCGGCAGCAGGGCCGGCGGCGGGCCCTCATCCTCGACCGGCGGATAGGCTGTCTCGGCATAGGACGCGACCGGCGTGGCATAGCCGTATTCATGCAGCCCGCCGGGGTCGAAACCCGCCAGGGTTCCGGACGGGGCCGCCATGTCCGCCGGGCGCGAGTGTTGGGGCGCCTCCGCCAGCGGCGATTCGTCCAGCGTGCGCCGGATCGAGCCGTCGCCGTCGATGGCCTGCATGATCTGGTTGCGCACGTTGAAGCGCCGCATGCGGTTGAATTCGTCCCGCGCGGCAGTCAGGTCGGCGTCGCGCACCATCTCATCGACATGGGACTGGAATTCCGCCGCCATCTTGCGGGCCTTCTTGATCAGGCCCGTGATGGTCCGGATCGCCACCGGCATGTCCTTGGGCCCGATCAGCAGCAGGGCGACCACCCCGATCAGCGCCATCTCGGACCAGGCGAAATTAAACATCGTCGGCCCCCTCGGCCAATATCGTCACTCCGGATTCCTCCCTGGACGCACCTGCCTCCGCCGTCCCGGCCCCCTGCGGCACGGCGGACCCGGCATGGGCGCGCAGCGCGGGATTGTCCGGCACGTCGACCAGCAATTCCTCGCGCCGCGGCAGGTCGCGCAGGTCGCGCAGGCCGAAATGGCGCAGGAAATCGGCCGACGTCCCCCACAGGATCGGCCGGCCCGGCACCTCCTTGCGGCCGCGCGGCACGATCAGCGACGCCTCCAGCAGTGTGTCCAGCACCTGCTGGCTCAGCGAAACGCCGCGAATCTCCTCGATTTCGGCGCGGGTACAGGGCTGGTGATAGGCGACGATGGCCAGCGTCTCCATGGTGGCGCGCGCCAGCCGCCGCGGCCGGTGCAACACGCGGGTCAGGCGCGGCGCCAGGTCGGGCGCGGTGCGGAACTGCCAGCCGCCGGCCACCTGCACCGGCGCGACGCCGCGCCCGTCATACCGCGCGACCACCGCGTCGATCACGCCGCGGACATAGGTGCTCAGATCCTCGATATCCGCCGGGACCTGGCCCTGGGCCTCCAGCAATTCGGCGACCACCCGCTCGGACACCGGATCGGCGCTGGCGAAGACCAGGGCCTCGACCAGCCGCACCGCCAGTTCGGGCGGCGCCGGCAACCCAGCAGGGGGGGCAGCAGGTGGGGCGGCAGGTGGGGCCGCGTCGGCAGCCATGTCGGTAGCCATATCGGGGGTCGTCTCGTCGGTCATTCCGCCGCGTCCATCCTCTCGGGAGCCGCTTCGCCCGCTGCCTGTTCGTCCGCCTGATCACTGGCAGCCTGATCATTGGCGGCAGCCTGGCCCGCCGGATCGCAGGCCCGCAGCATGATGCGGCCGAAAATTTCCTCCTGCCGCAATTCGATCGCGCCGTTCCGCGCCAGCTCCAGCCCGGCGATCAGGGTGCCGGCCATGGCGGCCCGGCGCAGCCGGGTGCGCTCCAGGTCATCCTCGGCATCCAGCCCCGGACCGGATTCGGGCAGAAAGGAATCCAGCGCGCACCAGCCGGCGCCGGCACCGGTCCCGGGGATGGCCGCCTCGGTGCCCAGCAGCCGGTGCAGGCGGGCCAGCGCATCCTGCACCGTCCAGAATTGCAGGCGCCGCGGCTGATAGACCCGCTTGCGCGCCCCCCGGCGCATCGCCGCCATATAGGCGCCCATCAATTGCGGCAGATCCAGCGCCAGGCCCGAACGGTCGATTTCGGTCAGGTCCTCGCGCTCGCCCCGGGCAAAGACGTCGCGGCCCAGTTGCGGCCGGGCCGCCAGCCATTCCGCGGCCTGGCCGATCCGCGCCAGTTCCAGCAGGCGCGCCTGCAGCAATTCGGCCGCGTCCTCGGCATCCTCGCCGCCCCCCTCCTCGGCCGGCAGCAGCAGCCGCGATTTCAGCCAGGCCAGCCAGGCGGCCATGACCAGCCAGTCCGCCGCCAGTTCCAGCCGGATGCGCCGCGCCGATTCCACGATGGCCAGGTATTGCTCGACCAGTTGCAGGATCGAGATGCGCGCCAGATCGACCTTCTGCGCGCGCGCCAGCTCCAGCAGCAGATCCAGCGGCCCCTCGAACCCGTCCAGGCGCAGCATGGGCGCGGTCAGCCCCTCGGCCAGTCCATCGGCCAATCCGCCGGCCAACCCATCGACGGGCTCGCCCGACAGGTCGCGATCGTGGGACGGGGCCGCCTGCCGCACCGGATGTGCCCTAGAAACCGGCCAGGGCGCAGGCCAGGCCGTTCAGCCGCACATGCTCGCAGAACGAGGTCGCCTGCGCGATGCTGGCAAAACCACGGGTCCGCAGCCGAAAAAAGACCGCGCCATTGCGCTCGGTCCGTTCGATGATCGGCTCGTGCCCGGCGAACAGGTCGGGATAATGCTGGACCAGGCGCGCCCATTCCTTCTGCGCCGCCACCTCGGAATCGAGGGCGGCAAGCTGCACCCCGTACCGCCCGCCCGCCGGCGTGACGGATGGGGCGCCAGGCGGCGCGGGAAACGGCGCGACGGGCGCAGAAGACGGCGCCGCGACCGGGGGCGCAACAGGCGCGGGGCCGGCAACGGGCGCCTGAACGGGCGCCGCAACAGCCGCCGCCGTCGTGGCGGGCCCCGCGGCAGGCTTCATGACAGGCTCCGCGGCAGGCGAATTGACTGGCGAATTAACGGGCGCGGACGGCGCCGCGGCGGGCGGCGCGCCATATTGCCGGGCCAACTGGTCGGGACGCGGCTGTTCCGGCAGCGGGGCCAGATGCGCGGCCGACCCGTCATCGGCGGTCGGGGCCTCGGCGCCCAGGACCTGCATGCCGCCCGGATCGAGCGGCCGCACCCGCACCGGTCCCGGCGGCGGCCCCAGCACCGGAATGCCCGACGGCTGGTGGCCGACCAGCGCCCAGCCGCCGATGCCCAGCACCAGCAGGCCACCCAGCCCCGCCGCGCCATAGGCCAGGCGCCGCGTCAGGGGATCGGACCCCAGCAGCCCTTCGAGCACGCCGCGACGCGGACGGGCGCGGCGGGGCGGCGCGTCGTCGTAATCGGCGCTCATGCGCTCGCGGGCGCGGCTCAGCCGCTCCGCATGGGGATCGCGATCCAGGGGATCGGTATCGTTCATCGCATTTCCTCGACCGGCTCGACCCCCAGCACCGCCAGGCCGGACCGGATGACCGTGGCCGTGGCCTCGACCAGCGCCAGCTTCGCCCGGGTCGCCGCCGGATCGTCCTCTTGCAGGAACCGCAATGTCGCATCATCGCGGCCGCGATTCCACAACGTATGAAAATCGCCCGCCAACTCACCGAGATAAAAGGCGATTCGATGCGGCTCATGCGCCAGCGCCGCGCCTTCGACCGTGCGCGGCCATTGCGCGATCCGCCGCAGCAGCGCCAGTTCGGCATCCGAATCCAGGCCGTCCAGGTCCGCCTCGGCCAGCGCGGCGGGGGTCACCTGCTGCGCGCCCAGCATCTCCTGCGCCGCCCGCAGCACCGAACGGCAGCGCGCATGGGCGTACTGAACGTAGAAGACCGGGTTGTCGCGCGTCTGGGCGACGACCTGGTCCAGGTCGAACTCCATCTGGGCGTCGGCCTTGCGCGTCAGCATGGTAAAGCGCACCGCATCGCGCCCCACCTCGTCGATCAGGTCGCGCAGCGTGACGAAGGTCCCCGCGCGCTTGGACATCCGCACCGGCTGCCCCTCGCGGACGATCCGCACGATCTGGCACAGCAGCACGTCGAAATCGGGCGCGCGCGCGCCATCCGACAGGGCCTTCACCGCCGCCTTCATGCGGGTGACATAGCCGCCATGGTCGGCGCCCCAGACATCGATCAGCACGTCCGCGCCCCGGCGGACCTTGTCGTCGTGATAGCCGATATCATTGGCGAAATAGGTATTCGACCCGTCCGACTTGCGCAGCGGCCGGTCCACGTCGTCGCCGAATTCTGTCGCCCGGAACAGGGTCTGGGGCCGCGCCTCCCAATCCTCGGGCAGCTTGCCCTTCGGCGGCTCCAGAACGCCTTCATACAGCAGGCCCTGCGCGTCCAGCCGGGCGATGGCCCGGTCGGTCACCCCGTCGGCCAGGATCCGCGCCTCGCTGGTGAACACGTCGTGATGCACGCCCAGCGCGTCCAGATCCTCGCGGATCAGGCGCATCATCTCGGCCACCACGAAGGATTTGACCGTGGGCAGCCAATGTTCCGGCGCGGCGGGCTGCCCGTCGGGCTCGGCCAGCCCCGTGCCGTGATGCTGCGCCAGCGCCGCGCCGACCGGCACCAGGTAATCGCCGCCATACTGAATG
Proteins encoded in this region:
- a CDS encoding SPOR domain-containing protein; amino-acid sequence: MNDTDPLDRDPHAERLSRARERMSADYDDAPPRRARPRRGVLEGLLGSDPLTRRLAYGAAGLGGLLVLGIGGWALVGHQPSGIPVLGPPPGPVRVRPLDPGGMQVLGAEAPTADDGSAAHLAPLPEQPRPDQLARQYGAPPAAAPSAPVNSPVNSPAAEPVMKPAAGPATTAAAVAAPVQAPVAGPAPVAPPVAAPSSAPVAPFPAPPGAPSVTPAGGRYGVQLAALDSEVAAQKEWARLVQHYPDLFAGHEPIIERTERNGAVFFRLRTRGFASIAQATSFCEHVRLNGLACALAGF
- the serS gene encoding serine--tRNA ligase, whose translation is MHDLRALRADPAAFDAALARRGEAPVAATIVRLDEDRRAAVTTLQEKQARRKSLSKEIGALRRTGADSAGLEAEGGRLRAEIEGLEILVRELDAEIRDALVTLPNRLDGGVPDGADETANVVVREVGERRNFAFAPREHYALGEALGLMDFETAAKLSGTRFVVLRGALARMERALGQFMLDLHVQEHGYTETAVPVLVNEAAMFGTDKLPKFADQSFRTEDGRWLIPTAEVPLTASVAGEILPASALPRRLVALSACFRSEAGAAGRDTRGMLRQHQFQKVEMVSITGAEDSDAEHERMTRCAETVLERLGIPYRRMLLCAGDTGFGAARTYDLEAWLPGQQAWREISSCSTTRDFQARRMNARYRPGTDAAPEFVHTLNGSGLAVGRTLIAVMENYQNADGSITVPQALRSYMNGLAVVSAR
- the tatC gene encoding twin-arginine translocase subunit TatC — translated: MDNANPEGTRLEGDTIDDKPMPLLDHLVELRRRLIWSAVTFGLCFLLCYHFSSRIYLFLAQPLGTVMRAQGEQPHLIYTALYEAFFTYIKVAFFGAAFLSFPMIAVQAWMFIAPGLYRSEKRAFLPFLVATPVMFVLGAALAYYFVFPFAWKFFLSFQTADGQDGLQIQLQAKVSEYLALVMKLIMAFGVAFELPVVLTLLARVGIVTAEMLARFRRYAYVAAFIVAAILTPPDIITQTGLAVPLIGLYEISIFCARLVQPRRLEDVEQEKPDA
- the gorA gene encoding glutathione-disulfide reductase, whose product is MTYDFDLFVIGGGSGGVRCARIAASHGARVAVAENRHWGGTCVNLGCVPKKLMVQASEYADLAADSLGFGWDVAPGTHDWAALIAAKDREIARLNGIYVSLLEKSGVTLFTGTARFEDAHTVIIGPGALDPHAPAPHAPDQGAPERRVTAERIVIATGSSPDLPEIEGIGHAISSDQAFHLPSRPQRVCMVGGGYIGIEFAGIFQGLGSSVDLVYRQDLPLRGFDQDMRAAMRDAIAARGIRQHPNRSPVAIRPLDAGDGAGGYAVLLDDGSRIAADCVFFATGRRPNVRSLELRRAGVETTAHGRIVVDQAGETSASGIYAIGDVTNRQNLTPVAIAEGHNLADRLFGTGSPRHWSLETTPKAVFFSPPLASVGQTEAEAAVEGAVDIYLARFTPMRHTLSGRSRKTVMKLVVDQGTQRVVGAHMIGDDAPEMMQGLAIAVTAGLTKADFDRTVGIHPTSAEEFVTMRTRTRVTERQDD
- a CDS encoding helicase-related protein; the encoded protein is MTSESPARRAVEAALAETGLAVETRELPKLERTVARALTPGEDRVDAATFRRALCAVRRKPWSSRLMDLTRRSGEVWITRADAEAAVAGIDDPEPGDARLLAALADVVRARLRATAETPAAALETIRADLFDGTGRVLSPAEVDILSQAIAGAFDLPPDADFVEDVRRTEQARHQEHEAIEQAARARRREEVRRLRAWEDSLVPFAEVPRLLHCSQREALRWIAENRLPVARRVPQPDGTERWEFDPEELVALRARLPEWRRESYEADIRGRGAPIPDQGTRKVGNAVIARVAALDRYAAHFKTARALKRRITLVIGPTNSGKSHTALEALAGAESGMALAPLRLLAHEFREALTARGVPTSLATGEERIDVPGSRHLAATVEMCPLHNPVDVAIVDEAQMLADPDRGAAWTAAIMGAPARHLFVLGAPDCVPMVRRIAELCGDPLDEIRLERKSPLVVAGQPVRIQDLRPHDALIAFSRREVLDWRAMLLARGHRVAVVYGALSPEVRRAEAQRFNDGRADILIATDAIGMGLNLTIRRVIFTALRKFDGTQTRDLTSQEVKQIAGRAGRYGKHEEGIVSVMADAGSLSFIRTMLAAPPDDLPDLRPQVQPDADIIQAVAAEIGSDSLFGVLARIRRAVLRRDDPNYRLANMEQAFAIATALEGVTGLTLAQRWVYAMCPVDDRDNGIQRLVHWAADHAADRPVIPPGTGRLPPADRADRMELERAEKRHKRLVAWRWLSMRFPDAYRARTEAEEATARLNDWIEDVLRQQSSRDHAAAHDAPRTPQPQKHGRPDGRHGHRKGGAKAADGRNGGDGIDRGGRPGAGRPGRRPAGRAPIGR
- a CDS encoding ferredoxin--NADP reductase; protein product: MSDMLMTQATGTVPTGLEPVAGEAGVYHLAEPTKTYGHLNAETVLSVHHWTDRLFSFTTTRDAALRFENGQFAMIGIEVEGKPLLRAYSIASANYEDQMEFLSIAVPDGALTSRLRHVKPGDRVLIGRKPTGTLLLDNLRPGRNLYFLATGTGLAPFMSLIKDPTVYERFDRVILSHTVRVSGELAYANHIRHELPQHEFLGEDVAGKLLYYPAVTREPFAVTDRITKLIESGKIFADLEIPPLDPEHDRVMICGSPEMLADTEAMLVARGFDEGNNSNPGAYVVEKAFAER
- a CDS encoding ScpA family protein, coding for MLRLDGFEGPLDLLLELARAQKVDLARISILQLVEQYLAIVESARRIRLELAADWLVMAAWLAWLKSRLLLPAEEGGGEDAEDAAELLQARLLELARIGQAAEWLAARPQLGRDVFARGEREDLTEIDRSGLALDLPQLMGAYMAAMRRGARKRVYQPRRLQFWTVQDALARLHRLLGTEAAIPGTGAGAGWCALDSFLPESGPGLDAEDDLERTRLRRAAMAGTLIAGLELARNGAIELRQEEIFGRIMLRACDPAGQAAANDQAASDQADEQAAGEAAPERMDAAE
- the scpB gene encoding SMC-Scp complex subunit ScpB, whose translation is MATDMAADAAPPAAPPAAPPAGLPAPPELAVRLVEALVFASADPVSERVVAELLEAQGQVPADIEDLSTYVRGVIDAVVARYDGRGVAPVQVAGGWQFRTAPDLAPRLTRVLHRPRRLARATMETLAIVAYHQPCTRAEIEEIRGVSLSQQVLDTLLEASLIVPRGRKEVPGRPILWGTSADFLRHFGLRDLRDLPRREELLVDVPDNPALRAHAGSAVPQGAGTAEAGASREESGVTILAEGADDV
- the tatB gene encoding Sec-independent protein translocase protein TatB, giving the protein MFNFAWSEMALIGVVALLLIGPKDMPVAIRTITGLIKKARKMAAEFQSHVDEMVRDADLTAARDEFNRMRRFNVRNQIMQAIDGDGSIRRTLDESPLAEAPQHSRPADMAAPSGTLAGFDPGGLHEYGYATPVASYAETAYPPVEDEGPPPALLPPSVARRLAADRARLRPPAFLPPVRVMHGARRVAVGAADTQFVEGRGSNDFV